From a single Triplophysa rosa linkage group LG1, Trosa_1v2, whole genome shotgun sequence genomic region:
- the rnf32 gene encoding RING finger protein 32 → MRRRLTCKANSGRLTLAAVALQDHITRTVPVCFSNASRQAACGAAHGFRSHKNQSTRQRARDAEQTQGQEEKEYVLDRAPPPLTLAQRMGLVAAPSRRLTAEEWAEVKARSIQEGDSSQPCAICREEFRLQPQVLLSCSHVFHKVCLKSFEKFSCSKSCPMCRKEQYETRVIYDGAQLYREKCALRIQAFWRGYLVRKRYQTIRKHVPPKDHRLRRQFFEKKFQEMNDSLVRSCSTDVEAFLKDIDRSVAMSHDLLRRFDKSVCVFEMEDKDWLEAQEKAVQRGVQDCPICLNHLNSQNGLSKGGRNVLLLSCSHLFHEPCLEAFELFCQEVKPTCPLCRSHYAKMLV, encoded by the exons ATGCGGAGG AGACTGACTTGTAAAGCAAACAGTGGGAGGCTGACTCTAGCAGCTGTAGCACTACAGGATCATATCACACGAACCGTTCCTGTATGCTTCTCAAACGCTTCCCGTCAGGCTGCCTGTGGGGCTGCACATGGTTTTAGGAGTCACAAAAACCAAAGCACAAGACAGAGAGCCAGAGATGCTGAGCAGACACAGGGGCAAGAAGAGAAAGAGTATGTGCTGGACCGTGCCCCCCCACCCCTGACTCTTG CTCAGAGGATGGGTCTAGTGGCAGCACCCTCGAGAAGACTAACAGCAGAAGAGTGGGCAGAGGTTAAAGCCAGATCTATCCAGGAGGGAGACTCAAGCCAGCCTTGTGCCATATGCAGGGAGGAGTTTCGTCTGCAACCACAG GTTCTACTGTCCTGCTCCCATGTATTTCACAAA GTATGCCTGAAGTCTTTTGAAAAGTTCTCATGCAGTAAGAGCTGCCCCATGTGCAGGAAGGAGCAGTATGAGACAAGAGTGATATACGATGGTGCTCAGCTTTATCGGGAGAAGTGTGCTCTCAG AATACAAGCTTTTTGGCGAGGCTACCTCGTTCGCAAAAGGTACCAAACCATAAGGAAACACGTGCCCCCGAAAGACCATCGTTTAAGAAGACAATTCTTTGAAAAAAAG TTTCAGGAGATGAACGACAGCCTGGTGCGGTCATGCAGCACAGACGTGGAAGCCTTTCTGAAAGATATCGATCGCTCCGTGGCCATGAGCCATGATCTTCTGCGCCGCTTCGacaagtctgtgtgtgtttttgaaatggagGACAAGGACTGGCTGGAAGCTCAAGAGAAG GCTGTCCAGCGAGGTGTTCAGGACTGCCCCATTTGCCTAAACCATCTGAATTCACAGAATGGGTTGTCTAAAGGCGGCAGAAATGTTTTACTATTGTCTTGCTCTCATCTCTTTCATGAACCCTGTCTGGAGGCCTTCGAGCTTTTCTGCCAGGAGGTGAAACCCACATGCCCACTCTGCCGGTCTCACTATGCCAAAATGCTTGTTTAG